One region of Olleya sp. Hel_I_94 genomic DNA includes:
- a CDS encoding DUF6515 family protein → MKTFIKAYILPAVLLVAFATQTEAQTRRTTSNKRVTTTTTTTTKRTVAARVPSTKVTYKTPKRKVVSVRTVPNRTVVIYRGQNYYYAKNKYYTQSRGRYIVIAPKVGFRIKTLPVNYKKVRYNNRNYYNAYGVFYTQIGNEYEVVDPEVGTIVYELPDDYEKVVINDETYYEFANILYEKIQVDGTRAYEVVGIIEME, encoded by the coding sequence ATGAAAACATTTATAAAAGCATACATATTGCCAGCAGTATTACTGGTAGCATTTGCAACACAAACAGAAGCACAAACAAGAAGAACTACAAGTAATAAAAGAGTTACTACAACCACAACAACGACTACTAAGCGCACTGTTGCTGCGCGTGTGCCTAGCACTAAGGTCACTTATAAAACACCAAAACGTAAAGTGGTTTCGGTTAGAACTGTACCAAACAGAACGGTCGTAATATATAGAGGACAAAACTATTACTATGCTAAAAATAAGTATTATACACAGTCTAGAGGTCGTTATATTGTAATAGCTCCAAAGGTTGGTTTCAGGATTAAAACCTTACCAGTAAATTATAAAAAAGTACGTTATAATAATCGTAATTATTACAATGCTTATGGTGTATTTTATACTCAAATTGGTAATGAATATGAAGTGGTAGATCCTGAAGTTGGTACTATTGTTTATGAGTTACCAGACGATTATGAAAAGGTTGTTATAAACGACGAGACATATTACGAATTCGCAAATATATTATACGAAAAAATACAAGTAGATGGTACCAGAGCTTATGAAGTGGTTGGTATTATAGAAATGGAATAA
- a CDS encoding DEAD/DEAH box helicase — MSSYLKVQQDILDKLNIKALNPMQEEALLSITNAENTVLLSPTGTGKTLAFLLPTITALNTDCKNVQLLILVPSRELAIQIEQVIRTMGTGFKANAVYGGRHFSKDKIDLAHTPAILIGTPGRVADHLRRETFVVDDINTFVLDEFDKSLEVGFEKEMSEIIASLPHIKKRILTSATQDMEIPRFVGLENELIIDYSDTKVSNLEIKQVLSPDKNKLQTLVDLLHDIGNKPGIIFCNYKDTIQFVSDFLTKNNIGHGCFQGGMEQIDRERALIKFRNGTHQIIIATDLAARGLDIPELNYIIHYQLPLKAEEFTHRNGRTARMNAEGTSYVIQWEGERLPDFIKFDDTVTPKGTVNTLTTDWVTLFISGGRKDKISKGDVAGVLFKQCNLDKSEIGIIELKQDCVFVAVPKTKATIIIDTINNTRLKKKKVRVYTI, encoded by the coding sequence ATGAGTAGCTATTTAAAAGTACAGCAAGATATTTTAGATAAATTAAATATCAAGGCACTTAATCCAATGCAGGAAGAAGCTTTGTTATCTATTACAAATGCTGAAAACACAGTGTTATTATCGCCAACAGGAACTGGTAAAACACTAGCCTTTTTATTGCCTACCATTACTGCATTAAATACAGATTGTAAAAATGTACAATTACTAATATTAGTACCTTCAAGAGAATTAGCAATTCAAATAGAACAGGTTATTCGCACTATGGGAACCGGTTTTAAAGCAAATGCTGTTTATGGAGGTAGACATTTTAGTAAAGATAAAATCGACTTAGCACATACACCTGCGATTTTAATAGGTACCCCTGGTCGTGTGGCAGATCACTTAAGACGTGAAACCTTTGTAGTGGATGATATAAACACGTTTGTTTTAGACGAATTTGATAAGTCTTTAGAAGTAGGCTTTGAAAAGGAAATGAGTGAAATAATAGCTAGTTTGCCTCATATTAAAAAGAGGATTCTAACATCAGCAACTCAAGACATGGAAATTCCGCGTTTTGTAGGTCTTGAAAACGAATTGATTATTGATTATTCTGATACTAAAGTTTCAAATTTAGAAATCAAGCAAGTTTTGTCTCCAGATAAAAATAAGCTTCAAACGTTAGTCGATTTATTACATGATATAGGTAATAAACCAGGTATTATATTTTGTAATTATAAAGATACTATACAATTTGTAAGTGACTTTTTAACTAAAAATAATATTGGACATGGTTGCTTTCAAGGCGGAATGGAGCAAATTGATAGAGAACGAGCATTAATTAAATTTAGAAACGGTACACATCAAATTATAATCGCCACAGATCTTGCAGCACGTGGTTTAGATATTCCTGAATTAAATTACATTATTCACTATCAATTACCTTTAAAGGCAGAAGAGTTTACACATCGTAATGGTCGTACTGCACGTATGAATGCAGAAGGGACATCTTATGTTATACAATGGGAAGGAGAGCGCCTTCCGGATTTTATTAAATTTGATGATACAGTAACGCCAAAAGGTACGGTTAATACTTTAACAACAGATTGGGTTACACTATTTATTTCTGGAGGACGTAAAGATAAAATCTCTAAAGGAGATGTAGCAGGTGTGTTGTTTAAACAATGTAATCTAGATAAATCCGAAATTGGAATTATAGAACTTAAACAAGATTGTGTGTTTGTAGCTGTGCCAAAAACAAAAGCAACTATTATTATCGATACAATTAATAACACAAGATTAAAAAAGAAAAAGGTAAGAGTGTACACTATTTAA
- a CDS encoding DEAD/DEAH box helicase — MSQQFLSLGINTALQSTLADLQITKPTDIQSKVIPVILNQTDDIVAIAKTGTGKTAAFGLPILQLIDSNKSHIQAVILAPTRELGQQIFKNLEAFNSSKLSVSIAGVFGGIPIKPQIEALKKTTHIVVATPGRLADLIERNAINIKEISYFVLDEADEMVSAHKEGLDAIIKVLPKSRRTLLFTATMPGTIKQLVQNSLSKKVLTIEADMETVGHQGIDHQYVVVEPIEKLNVLMHFLNANDGQRGIIFCKTKAAVNKLAKNLAINKFSSGAIHGSLTQGIRDRIMGQFREGHINILVATDLAARGIDVKDLAFVVNYHLPDTYDAYVHRSGRTARAGANGLALSVIQEDEVQDIPEFEAELGINFKQYQKADAKSIEQNNGLLWAKKIFKTKVNRDIPEDFKAKVKTIFHHLTKEELVDKILSNYIAENNTIVDKQEVVKKKKKK; from the coding sequence ATGTCACAACAATTTTTAAGTTTAGGTATTAATACAGCATTGCAAAGCACTTTAGCAGATTTGCAAATTACAAAACCAACAGATATTCAATCAAAAGTAATACCTGTAATACTAAACCAAACTGACGATATTGTTGCTATTGCAAAAACAGGAACAGGAAAAACTGCTGCTTTTGGATTGCCAATATTACAATTAATAGATAGTAATAAAAGTCATATTCAAGCAGTTATTTTAGCTCCAACAAGAGAGTTGGGTCAGCAAATATTTAAAAATTTAGAAGCATTTAATTCCTCTAAATTAAGCGTGTCTATTGCTGGTGTTTTTGGTGGTATACCAATAAAACCACAGATCGAAGCACTTAAAAAAACCACTCATATTGTTGTAGCAACTCCTGGACGTTTAGCGGACTTAATAGAGCGTAACGCAATAAACATAAAAGAGATTTCATATTTTGTTTTAGATGAAGCAGATGAAATGGTTAGTGCACATAAAGAAGGTCTTGATGCTATAATTAAGGTTTTACCAAAAAGCAGAAGAACGTTATTGTTTACTGCAACTATGCCAGGAACAATAAAGCAATTGGTTCAAAACAGTTTGTCTAAAAAAGTGTTGACTATTGAAGCTGATATGGAAACCGTTGGTCACCAAGGGATAGATCATCAATATGTGGTGGTTGAGCCAATAGAGAAATTAAATGTGTTAATGCACTTTTTAAACGCCAATGATGGTCAGCGTGGCATTATTTTTTGTAAAACAAAAGCAGCAGTTAACAAGTTAGCTAAAAATCTAGCTATAAATAAATTTTCTTCTGGAGCTATACATGGTAGCTTAACACAAGGGATTCGAGATCGTATTATGGGTCAGTTTAGAGAAGGTCACATTAATATACTTGTAGCAACAGATTTGGCTGCTCGTGGTATTGATGTAAAAGATTTAGCTTTTGTAGTTAATTATCATTTACCAGACACATACGATGCTTATGTGCATAGAAGTGGTCGTACAGCCAGAGCAGGAGCAAATGGTCTTGCATTAAGTGTTATTCAAGAAGACGAGGTACAAGACATTCCGGAGTTTGAAGCAGAACTAGGTATTAATTTCAAACAATATCAAAAAGCTGATGCTAAAAGTATAGAACAAAATAATGGATTACTTTGGGCTAAAAAAATCTTTAAAACTAAGGTAAACAGAGATATTCCAGAAGATTTTAAAGCAAAAGTAAAAACTATTTTTCATCATTTAACAAAAGAAGAATTAGTAGATAAAATATTATCTAATTACATAGCAGAAAATAATACCATTGTTGATAAACAAGAGGTTGTAAAGAAAAAAAAGAAAAAATAA
- a CDS encoding LytR/AlgR family response regulator transcription factor — MSNNKISCVIVDDEPMALNLVESYVEKTPFLDLKQKCSSAIEAMEFIKNNPVDLLFLDIQMPDLTGLEFSKMLPKDTRVIFTTAFDHYALEGFKVEAIDYLLKPFDYAEFLAAANKAATWFELVKGKKQSVLSEEKEFLFVKSEYKQLRIKLADVLYFEGLKDYIKIWLKDNPKAVLTLMSLKSLEEELPETQFMRVHRSFIVSLKNIDIIERSQIIINDQRITVSEQYKPKFLEYINNNSLH, encoded by the coding sequence ATGAGCAACAATAAAATATCTTGTGTTATTGTAGACGATGAGCCTATGGCTTTAAATTTAGTAGAAAGTTATGTGGAAAAAACACCATTTTTAGATCTAAAACAAAAGTGTAGTAGTGCGATTGAAGCTATGGAGTTTATTAAAAACAATCCTGTAGACTTATTGTTTTTAGACATACAAATGCCAGATTTAACAGGTCTAGAATTTTCTAAAATGTTACCAAAAGATACGCGTGTTATTTTCACTACAGCTTTTGATCATTATGCTTTAGAAGGTTTTAAAGTAGAAGCTATAGATTATTTATTAAAACCTTTTGATTATGCTGAGTTCCTAGCTGCAGCCAATAAAGCAGCTACTTGGTTTGAGTTGGTAAAAGGGAAGAAGCAGTCTGTATTATCTGAAGAAAAAGAATTTTTATTTGTAAAATCGGAATACAAACAACTTCGCATAAAACTAGCAGATGTTTTATATTTTGAAGGTTTAAAAGACTACATTAAAATCTGGTTAAAAGATAATCCTAAAGCAGTTTTAACGTTAATGAGTTTAAAGTCGTTAGAAGAAGAATTGCCAGAAACACAATTTATGCGTGTGCATCGCTCTTTTATAGTATCACTAAAAAATATAGATATAATAGAGCGCAGTCAAATTATAATTAACGACCAACGTATAACAGTTTCAGAGCAATATAAACCTAAGTTTTTAGAGTATATTAATAATAATTCTTTGCATTAA
- a CDS encoding sensor histidine kinase: MIKNKNITLLSHILVWFVLFSMPYLLSYSQEQEINRVVIHFWIPLALSAVLFYLNYFVLIDKFLFTKKTIWFIGINLICIVLFIYFKETVEDTFFKDIAKKRPSSSDSSGPPFKMFIYVQMVSYMAPLLFSIAVKTTKRWVQTEAERKEAANFKLQSELQHLHYQLQPHFFFNSLNNIYAMVDISPEQAKTSIHSLSKLMRYMLYETSEESIALTKEIDFMKKYIELMKLRVSDKTVVNYSFPSAETGIKIAPLLFISLIENAFKHGVSASKASTIDINLTLDNQTVLFTIENHNFPKKTEDKSGSGIGLPNIKKRLELLYPSKNSFKTFVKDSRFYAQLEIETN; the protein is encoded by the coding sequence ATGATTAAAAACAAAAACATAACATTATTATCACACATTCTAGTTTGGTTTGTACTGTTTAGTATGCCTTACTTATTGTCCTATAGTCAAGAGCAAGAAATCAATAGAGTGGTCATTCATTTTTGGATTCCCTTAGCGTTATCAGCAGTCTTATTTTATTTAAATTACTTTGTACTAATAGATAAATTTCTATTCACTAAAAAAACAATTTGGTTTATAGGTATTAACTTGATTTGCATAGTGTTATTTATTTATTTTAAAGAAACAGTTGAAGATACTTTTTTTAAGGATATAGCAAAAAAACGACCAAGTAGTAGTGATAGTTCTGGTCCACCATTTAAGATGTTTATTTACGTTCAGATGGTATCTTACATGGCACCTTTATTGTTTTCAATAGCAGTAAAAACCACAAAACGTTGGGTACAAACAGAAGCAGAACGTAAGGAAGCTGCTAATTTTAAATTACAGTCTGAATTACAACATTTACATTATCAATTGCAACCGCATTTCTTTTTCAACTCGTTGAATAATATTTATGCTATGGTAGATATTTCACCAGAACAAGCCAAAACATCAATACATAGTTTAAGCAAGTTAATGCGTTATATGCTATATGAAACAAGCGAAGAATCTATAGCTTTAACTAAGGAAATAGATTTTATGAAAAAGTATATTGAGCTTATGAAGCTTCGTGTGTCTGACAAAACAGTGGTTAACTATAGTTTTCCATCAGCGGAAACCGGAATTAAAATTGCACCTTTATTATTTATTTCATTAATTGAAAACGCTTTTAAACATGGCGTTTCGGCTAGTAAAGCAAGTACTATTGATATTAATCTGACTTTGGATAATCAAACGGTTTTATTTACTATTGAAAATCATAACTTTCCGAAGAAAACCGAAGATAAAAGCGGTTCAGGAATTGGACTTCCTAATATTAAAAAACGATTAGAGTTACTGTATCCAAGCAAAAACAGTTTTAAAACCTTTGTAAAAGACTCCCGTTTTTATGCACAATTAGAAATTGAAACCAATTAA
- a CDS encoding polysaccharide lyase family 7 protein, with protein MKFAFSSTAFVLKTALFLSLWMSCSSVDNPEDNNTSTTIGQILDTENSTPIIDFTNWKLTLPVDLNNNGSPDEFQPNQLVGFGYQNETAIQPYLYDDTSDNSLVFYSIPDVSTSNSLYSRTELRELINPNNAKQNWSLNDGGEMIGRLQVVSISEDADTSANFHKVIVMQIHGIISEEDMAIHGFSSNNGPPLIKIYWKDGYIWSHKKSLIDQTTSGDALLETSSATWFDIKHNLGYVGFEAFDFRILASTGRVEVQLNNQEPLVYTDVSLNKWPFHNYFKAGNYLGTTSPNGFAYIKYFSLNVIH; from the coding sequence ATGAAATTCGCTTTTTCTTCAACCGCATTTGTATTAAAAACAGCTTTGTTTTTAAGTTTATGGATGTCTTGTTCATCGGTTGATAATCCAGAGGATAACAATACGTCGACTACTATTGGTCAAATTCTGGATACTGAAAATAGCACACCCATAATAGACTTTACAAATTGGAAATTAACTTTACCAGTCGATTTAAATAATAATGGTTCTCCAGACGAGTTTCAACCAAATCAATTAGTAGGTTTTGGTTATCAAAATGAAACAGCTATTCAACCATATTTATATGATGATACTTCAGACAATAGCTTAGTGTTTTATTCTATTCCTGATGTTTCAACCTCAAATAGTTTGTATTCCAGAACAGAACTAAGAGAATTAATCAATCCAAATAATGCTAAGCAAAATTGGTCTTTAAACGATGGAGGCGAAATGATTGGAAGATTGCAAGTGGTATCTATTTCAGAAGATGCAGATACTAGTGCAAATTTTCATAAGGTAATCGTAATGCAGATTCATGGTATAATTTCCGAAGAGGATATGGCTATTCATGGATTTTCTTCTAATAATGGACCTCCTTTAATTAAAATATATTGGAAAGATGGTTACATATGGTCACATAAAAAATCATTAATAGACCAAACAACTTCTGGTGATGCACTTCTAGAAACTTCAAGTGCTACATGGTTTGATATTAAACACAATTTAGGTTACGTTGGCTTTGAAGCTTTTGATTTTAGGATCTTAGCCTCAACTGGTAGAGTAGAAGTACAGTTAAATAATCAAGAACCACTTGTTTATACTGACGTAAGTTTAAATAAATGGCCTTTTCATAACTACTTTAAAGCTGGAAATTATTTAGGTACTACCAGCCCAAACGGTTTTGCGTACATTAAATATTTTAGTTTAAACGTGATACATTAA